The proteins below are encoded in one region of Neisseria bacilliformis:
- a CDS encoding DUF1287 domain-containing protein, with protein sequence MKPARPYPAVLLAALLAACSDSEPQPPQAPPDASAVQTEAAAAPQNPSPPLVAAARAQIGQTVAYDPAYTKLAYPMGDVPPHKGVCTDVIIRALRRQGVDLQRLVHEDMRRHFSAYPQKWGLSAPDPNIDHRRVPNLAAYFQRQGYQADGRDFRAGDIVTWNVGRDRPHIGIVSDRRAGSRPLVIHNIGRGTQEEDILYRYPITGHYRLSQ encoded by the coding sequence ATGAAACCCGCCCGCCCGTATCCCGCCGTTTTACTGGCCGCCCTGCTGGCCGCCTGCTCCGATTCCGAACCGCAGCCGCCGCAAGCCCCGCCCGACGCGTCCGCCGTGCAAACCGAAGCCGCCGCCGCGCCGCAAAATCCGTCTCCCCCGCTGGTGGCCGCCGCCCGCGCCCAAATCGGGCAGACAGTGGCCTACGACCCGGCCTACACCAAACTCGCCTACCCGATGGGCGACGTACCGCCGCATAAGGGCGTGTGCACCGACGTGATCATCCGCGCCCTGCGGCGGCAGGGCGTGGATTTGCAGCGGCTCGTGCACGAAGACATGCGCCGCCACTTCTCCGCCTACCCGCAAAAATGGGGGCTCTCCGCCCCCGACCCCAACATCGACCACCGCCGCGTGCCCAACCTCGCCGCCTATTTCCAACGGCAGGGCTATCAGGCCGATGGCCGCGATTTTCGGGCGGGCGACATCGTTACCTGGAACGTAGGCCGCGACCGCCCGCACATCGGCATCGTCTCCGACCGCCGCGCAGGCAGCCGCCCGCTCGTCATCCACAATATCGGGCGCGGCACGCAGGAGGAAGACATCCTCTACCGCTACCCGATCACCGGCCACTACCGCCTGTCGCAGTAG
- a CDS encoding ATP-binding cassette domain-containing protein has translation MNILQAENLCFAVGHVALLDKASFQLDAGERVGLIGRNGAGKSSLLKILAGVQKADDGQIVLQNGLKTVYVPQENFFDPKSTVFDAVSEGLGGLRDVLRRYHAVLSELERQPATEGSPFGKNSELAAEMNALQNQIEAQNGWQFDAAVRQTIGELGLPENETIANLSGGQKKRVALAQAWVQKPDILLLDEPTNHLDIDAILWLENLLRGFSGSLIVITHDRRFLDNVATRIVELDRGTLRSYPGSFARYSEKKAEELAVEAEHNRLFDKFHAQEEAWIRKGIEARRTRNEGRVRRLEELRRQRAARRERQGQVSFRLDAGEKSGKIIAELEHASFDYGGKPIMRDFSAVIQRGDKIGLIGPNGIGKTTFLKLILGELAPTSGKIRLGSKQETAYFDQFRSALNENDTVFYTLGQGNDYVEIGGRKRHVMGYLEDFLFSPARAQSPVSSLSGGERNRLLLAKLFTRPANILVLDEPTNDLDIDTQELLEDLLRDYAGTVFLVSHDRAFLDNVVTQSIVFEGEGRLKEYIGGYQDYLDAKNREQAFQAAPPAKSAAEDTPAKSKPKPNRTVKLSYKEQRELDALPDQIAALEAEQAALAAQLSNPDIFRDYEKAATLQQRAEEIETELLEKLERWEELEAKQGGEAV, from the coding sequence ATGAACATCCTCCAAGCCGAAAACCTGTGTTTTGCCGTCGGCCATGTCGCCCTGCTCGACAAGGCTTCCTTCCAACTCGACGCCGGCGAGCGCGTCGGCCTGATCGGGCGCAACGGCGCGGGCAAGTCGTCGCTCTTGAAAATCCTCGCGGGCGTGCAGAAGGCGGACGACGGCCAAATCGTGCTGCAAAACGGCCTGAAAACGGTGTATGTGCCGCAGGAGAATTTTTTCGACCCCAAATCCACCGTGTTCGACGCCGTATCCGAAGGCTTGGGCGGCCTGCGCGATGTGCTGCGCCGCTATCATGCCGTGTTGTCCGAACTCGAAAGGCAGCCTGCGACCGAAGGAAGTCCCTTTGGGAAAAATTCGGAACTCGCCGCCGAAATGAACGCGCTGCAAAACCAAATCGAAGCGCAAAACGGCTGGCAGTTTGATGCCGCCGTGCGCCAGACCATCGGCGAATTGGGGCTGCCTGAAAACGAAACCATCGCCAACCTGTCCGGCGGCCAGAAAAAGCGCGTCGCGCTGGCGCAGGCGTGGGTGCAAAAGCCCGATATTCTGTTGCTCGACGAGCCGACCAACCACCTCGACATCGACGCGATTTTGTGGCTGGAAAACCTGCTGCGCGGCTTTTCAGGCAGCCTGATTGTCATCACCCACGACCGCCGCTTCCTCGATAACGTCGCCACCCGCATCGTGGAACTCGACCGTGGCACGCTGCGCTCCTACCCCGGCTCGTTCGCGCGGTACAGCGAGAAAAAAGCCGAAGAGCTGGCCGTGGAAGCCGAACACAACCGCCTGTTCGACAAATTTCATGCCCAAGAGGAAGCGTGGATACGCAAAGGCATCGAAGCCCGCCGCACCCGCAACGAAGGCCGCGTGCGCCGACTGGAAGAGCTGCGCCGTCAGCGTGCCGCCCGCCGCGAGCGTCAAGGCCAGGTGTCCTTCCGCCTCGACGCGGGCGAAAAAAGCGGTAAAATCATCGCCGAACTGGAACACGCCTCCTTCGACTACGGCGGCAAACCCATCATGCGCGACTTCTCCGCCGTCATCCAGCGCGGCGACAAAATCGGCCTTATCGGCCCAAACGGCATCGGCAAAACCACCTTTTTAAAGCTGATTCTCGGCGAACTCGCGCCCACATCGGGCAAAATCCGCCTCGGCAGCAAGCAGGAAACCGCCTATTTCGACCAGTTCCGCAGCGCGCTCAACGAAAACGACACCGTGTTCTACACCCTCGGCCAGGGCAACGATTATGTGGAAATCGGCGGCAGAAAACGGCATGTGATGGGCTACTTGGAAGACTTCCTGTTTTCCCCCGCCCGCGCCCAATCGCCCGTCTCCTCCCTCTCCGGCGGCGAGCGCAACCGCCTGCTGCTGGCCAAACTGTTCACCCGCCCCGCCAACATCCTCGTCCTCGACGAGCCCACCAACGATCTGGACATCGACACCCAAGAGCTGCTGGAAGACCTGCTGCGCGACTATGCGGGCACCGTGTTCCTCGTCTCCCACGATCGCGCCTTCCTCGACAACGTGGTAACCCAAAGCATTGTGTTTGAAGGGGAAGGCCGTCTGAAAGAATACATCGGCGGCTATCAGGATTATCTCGATGCCAAAAACCGCGAACAGGCTTTTCAGGCTGCCCCGCCTGCGAAATCAGCCGCCGAAGACACGCCCGCCAAGTCCAAACCCAAGCCCAACCGCACGGTCAAACTCTCCTACAAAGAACAGCGCGAACTCGACGCCCTGCCCGACCAAATCGCCGCCCTCGAAGCCGAACAGGCCGCCCTCGCCGCCCAACTCTCCAACCCCGACATTTTCCGCGACTACGAAAAAGCCGCCACGCTGCAACAGCGGGCGGAAGAAATCGAAACCGAATTGTTGGAAAAGCTGGAACGCTGGGAGGAATTGGAAGCGAAACAGGGCGGAGAGGCCGTCTGA